One Gimesia sp. DNA segment encodes these proteins:
- a CDS encoding sulfatase-like hydrolase/transferase, which yields MRSVLFSFLIVLSCLISPAQQATQAATQPNILFLFTDDQAPWALGKSGHPHARTPHIDQIFQNGAYLVNSFTTTPVCSPSRASLVTSRYGSELGITDWLHPRTEPELGLKSDTVTWVKLLNDAGYRTGLIGKWHLGLLDQQHPTRFGYDYFMGFRSGGNVPKDPTLEVNGKDQKLEGLLPDILVDDAIRFISQESDKPFLLSLHFRAPHTRWLPVANEDWAPFKDLDPQIPNPDYPDLNTKRVKQMTREYLASVASVDRNVGRLLETLKQLNLSENTIVIFSSDHGYNMGHNGIWHKGNGHWVLNHNPPATKNIPKGQRPNMYDNSIRVPTAVLWPGVTQSGQVVQGTVSNLDWFPTLLEMAQVPIPANLTIRGTSFVPLLKKENEQAWDNDFYAEYSTRHQSHTHMRMYRTPEWKLIRDFLNPERDELYHLTTDPQEATNLIQSQDPKVQKIRDELHQKILSNMKSIDDPVLQQVGQGS from the coding sequence ATGCGCTCCGTTCTGTTTTCATTTCTGATTGTTCTCAGCTGCCTCATCAGCCCCGCACAACAGGCAACTCAGGCCGCTACACAGCCTAATATTCTCTTCCTGTTTACCGACGACCAGGCCCCCTGGGCACTCGGAAAATCGGGGCATCCGCACGCCAGGACACCCCACATTGACCAGATCTTTCAGAACGGAGCTTACCTGGTCAATTCCTTCACAACCACGCCGGTCTGCAGTCCTTCACGGGCCAGTCTGGTCACCAGCCGCTACGGCAGTGAACTGGGCATCACAGACTGGCTGCATCCCCGCACGGAACCGGAACTCGGTTTGAAAAGCGATACCGTCACCTGGGTCAAGCTGCTTAACGACGCGGGCTACCGAACCGGCCTGATCGGAAAATGGCACCTGGGACTGCTCGATCAACAGCATCCGACCCGCTTCGGATACGATTACTTCATGGGTTTTCGCAGCGGAGGCAACGTGCCTAAAGATCCCACGCTCGAAGTAAATGGCAAAGATCAGAAGCTCGAAGGCCTGCTTCCCGACATCCTCGTCGATGATGCCATTCGTTTCATCAGCCAGGAATCAGACAAACCGTTCCTGTTGTCTCTGCACTTCCGCGCGCCGCACACACGCTGGCTGCCGGTCGCCAATGAAGACTGGGCGCCCTTTAAAGACCTTGATCCACAGATTCCGAACCCGGACTATCCGGATCTGAACACGAAGCGGGTTAAGCAGATGACCCGCGAATACCTGGCGAGCGTGGCCAGTGTGGACCGGAATGTCGGACGCCTGCTGGAGACACTGAAACAACTGAATCTGTCTGAAAATACAATCGTGATTTTCTCCAGCGACCATGGCTACAACATGGGACACAACGGCATCTGGCACAAAGGCAACGGGCACTGGGTACTCAATCACAATCCCCCTGCTACGAAGAACATTCCCAAGGGGCAGCGGCCTAACATGTACGACAACTCCATCCGCGTTCCTACAGCCGTGCTCTGGCCCGGAGTCACACAATCCGGGCAGGTCGTTCAAGGAACCGTTTCGAATCTGGACTGGTTTCCGACGCTCCTGGAGATGGCCCAGGTCCCGATTCCTGCGAATCTGACAATTCGTGGCACGAGTTTTGTGCCCCTGCTGAAAAAAGAAAACGAGCAAGCCTGGGACAACGACTTTTACGCGGAGTACAGCACCAGGCATCAGTCACACACCCACATGCGAATGTACCGTACGCCGGAATGGAAACTGATCCGCGACTTTCTAAACCCTGAAAGAGATGAGCTTTACCATCTAACTACTGATCCGCAGGAAGCCACTAATCTCATCCAGTCCCAGGATCCGAAGGTCCAGAAAATCCGCGATGAACTGCACCAGAAGATCCTTTCGAACATGAAGTCGATCGACGACCCAGTGCTGCAGCAGGTCGGGCAGGGCTCCTGA
- a CDS encoding acyl-CoA dehydrogenase family protein, whose amino-acid sequence MSADLANGNPPSRFTEEFEQLTATLAQLATGAEAELNWPAEAWNALKEAGVLGWNVPVEFGGADFDSLEMTYGYIRLAEACLTTTFVLTQFNAACQRINWSADTDFKTTVFQELVNGTKFATVGISHLTTSRQHLKKPTVSARSDDNGWILDGFVPWVTGAVHADYIVTGGVCEDGTQILALVDTKANGVDPQSPIEMLSMTGSHTGAVKLSQVQIPSEHLIAGPVEQVMKRPDGQGGAGSLTTSALALGVARRAIARLQEEAEKRADLLEIYEPLHAECAGIYREMFETLEAGTLNGTFSEKIRERSNSLVLRSSQALLAAVKGAGFVKGHPAERAIREAMFFLVWSCPQPVVHANMREFACVLD is encoded by the coding sequence ATGTCTGCAGATTTAGCGAACGGAAACCCTCCCTCACGGTTTACCGAGGAATTTGAGCAACTGACCGCCACCCTGGCCCAACTGGCCACTGGTGCGGAGGCAGAGTTGAACTGGCCTGCAGAAGCCTGGAATGCACTGAAAGAGGCTGGTGTCCTGGGCTGGAATGTCCCTGTGGAGTTTGGAGGAGCAGATTTTGACTCCCTTGAAATGACCTATGGTTATATTCGCCTGGCAGAAGCCTGTCTCACGACAACATTCGTACTGACCCAGTTCAATGCGGCCTGTCAGCGGATCAACTGGTCCGCGGATACTGATTTCAAAACCACCGTATTTCAGGAACTGGTCAACGGAACGAAGTTCGCCACCGTCGGTATTTCGCATTTGACTACTTCTCGTCAGCATTTAAAGAAGCCGACCGTGAGTGCGCGTTCGGATGATAACGGCTGGATTCTCGATGGGTTCGTTCCCTGGGTCACCGGGGCCGTCCACGCCGACTACATTGTGACCGGTGGTGTCTGTGAAGATGGAACCCAGATTCTGGCACTCGTCGATACGAAGGCGAACGGCGTAGACCCGCAGTCGCCGATCGAGATGCTCTCGATGACCGGATCCCACACAGGGGCGGTCAAACTGAGCCAGGTACAGATTCCCTCAGAACATCTGATCGCAGGTCCTGTGGAACAGGTGATGAAACGCCCCGATGGCCAGGGCGGCGCCGGTTCACTGACGACCTCTGCTCTCGCATTGGGAGTGGCACGACGGGCGATCGCCCGGTTGCAGGAAGAAGCTGAAAAACGTGCAGATTTGCTGGAGATCTATGAGCCCCTGCATGCAGAATGCGCGGGAATTTACCGCGAGATGTTCGAGACTCTGGAAGCAGGAACCTTGAACGGTACTTTTTCTGAGAAAATCCGCGAGCGATCGAATTCGCTGGTGCTGCGGTCTTCACAGGCGCTGCTGGCCGCTGTGAAAGGAGCGGGTTTTGTCAAAGGGCACCCTGCCGAACGGGCCATTCGCGAGGCGATGTTCTTCCTGGTCTGGTCCTGCCCGCAACCGGTCGTACATGCCAATATGCGGGAGTTTGCCTGCGTGCTCGACTGA
- a CDS encoding class III extradiol ring-cleavage dioxygenase, producing MTKQSPKALFLSHGGGPLPLLGDPGHREMVSCLKQIASQIPRPAAIVIVSAHWEESLPTITAGEQPPLIYDYHGFPEESYQIQYPCPGKPVLAHEVAELLQQSNIEARLDEIRGFDHGMFVPLKIMYPEADIPCVQLSIVNSLEPQQHIQMGQALQSLHQQNVLVIGSGFSFHNLDAFFSAETPESQKMNQSFEEWLVETCCSTDYSEPERMQRLTAWADVYGARFCHPREEHLLPLHVCYGVAQAPCSTVYEIQILNKKASMFLW from the coding sequence ATGACGAAACAGTCCCCGAAAGCACTGTTCCTCTCACATGGGGGCGGCCCACTGCCGCTGCTGGGGGATCCCGGCCATCGTGAAATGGTTTCCTGCCTGAAACAGATTGCCTCCCAAATCCCCAGACCCGCTGCGATAGTGATCGTGAGTGCCCACTGGGAAGAGTCGCTGCCCACCATCACGGCCGGGGAACAGCCACCTTTGATCTATGACTACCACGGGTTTCCGGAAGAGTCCTATCAAATTCAGTATCCCTGCCCGGGCAAGCCTGTACTGGCGCACGAAGTCGCTGAACTCTTGCAACAAAGCAATATCGAAGCCCGACTGGATGAGATACGCGGATTTGATCATGGCATGTTTGTGCCTCTCAAAATCATGTATCCGGAAGCCGATATTCCCTGTGTCCAGCTGTCAATTGTGAATTCGCTGGAGCCACAGCAACACATCCAAATGGGTCAGGCACTGCAGTCACTTCACCAGCAAAACGTGCTGGTGATCGGCTCGGGATTTTCCTTCCATAATCTGGATGCCTTCTTCTCAGCCGAGACTCCGGAGTCGCAGAAAATGAATCAGTCATTTGAAGAGTGGCTCGTGGAAACGTGTTGCAGCACGGACTATTCGGAACCAGAGAGAATGCAGCGACTGACCGCATGGGCTGACGTTTATGGAGCCCGGTTCTGCCATCCCCGGGAAGAACATCTGCTGCCGCTCCACGTCTGCTACGGAGTCGCCCAGGCCCCGTGCAGCACTGTTTATGAGATTCAGATCTTAAACAAGAAGGCCAGCATGTTTCTGTGGTGA
- a CDS encoding LexA family transcriptional regulator, with protein sequence MKRLTVKQQAILSFIRVYRARAGAAPTVREIGAAFGIRSTNGVVDHLKALEHKGRLKRIGTMPRGIEVIENLRMRFSGTVS encoded by the coding sequence ATGAAACGACTCACAGTAAAACAGCAGGCGATCCTCAGTTTCATCCGCGTTTACCGAGCCAGAGCAGGGGCCGCCCCCACCGTACGGGAAATCGGCGCCGCCTTCGGCATCAGATCCACCAACGGCGTTGTCGACCACCTCAAAGCCCTGGAACACAAAGGCCGCCTCAAACGCATCGGCACCATGCCCCGCGGCATCGAAGTCATCGAAAACCTGCGTATGCGATTTTCAGGGACCGTTTCCTGA
- a CDS encoding DUF1501 domain-containing protein — MSADRSVYCPGPMSRRSFLQAGYMALGGLGLADLLRQRVLANSLNPQAGNREDTAVIFIWLLGGPSHMETYDMKPNAPSDYRGQLNPIATRTPGMEICELLPLHAKVADKFSIIRSISHEDSQHARGSVRFLSGRKTQSVNPVSEFPTVGPIVAKMREHRRVGVPNYVASSPRAYGGGSAYLGESAMPFVVGGNPGAPGYSVPNLSVSNSVKDRLDDRLGLLQSFDNFRRDVDLHGSMQALDNINEQALGMLTSDKARQAFDLSQESDATRDRYGRHKWGQRALLARRLVEAGTSFVTMYMNNPDIPGTQKNRIHSNWDIHAINGDLYYDLSVRMPPFDRAVSALIEDIYARGLDKRVLLVVSGEFGRTPRIDVKPGTKSKVMQPGRDHWPGAMSVLVSGGGAPMGQVIGSTTAKGEYAKDNKLDPNDLLATVYHFMGIDQNHEFLDRSGRPMPILPHGSPIKELI, encoded by the coding sequence ATGAGTGCTGACCGTTCTGTTTACTGTCCCGGCCCAATGTCACGCCGCAGTTTTCTTCAGGCCGGTTACATGGCACTGGGAGGTCTGGGGCTGGCCGACCTGCTTCGTCAGCGCGTACTGGCTAACTCACTCAATCCCCAGGCAGGAAACCGGGAAGACACCGCAGTGATTTTCATCTGGCTGCTGGGTGGCCCCAGTCATATGGAAACGTATGACATGAAACCCAACGCCCCCAGTGACTATCGCGGACAGCTCAATCCCATCGCCACACGGACGCCCGGTATGGAGATCTGCGAGCTGCTTCCACTACACGCGAAAGTCGCCGACAAATTTTCGATCATCCGCTCCATCTCGCATGAAGACTCACAACATGCCCGTGGTTCAGTCCGTTTTCTGAGCGGTCGTAAAACGCAGAGCGTTAACCCGGTCTCCGAGTTTCCTACCGTTGGCCCCATCGTCGCGAAGATGCGCGAGCACCGTCGCGTCGGCGTTCCCAATTATGTCGCCAGTTCTCCACGGGCTTACGGGGGTGGCAGTGCCTACCTGGGTGAATCTGCGATGCCTTTTGTCGTGGGTGGGAATCCGGGTGCGCCGGGTTACTCAGTGCCCAACCTCTCGGTTTCCAACAGTGTCAAAGATCGCCTCGATGACCGGCTGGGACTGCTGCAGTCGTTTGACAACTTCCGCAGAGACGTCGACCTGCACGGCTCCATGCAGGCCCTGGATAACATCAATGAACAGGCCCTGGGCATGCTGACCAGTGATAAGGCCCGTCAGGCATTTGATCTGTCACAAGAGAGCGACGCCACCCGCGACCGTTACGGTAGACATAAATGGGGTCAGCGGGCATTGCTGGCACGGCGACTGGTCGAAGCGGGCACCAGCTTCGTCACGATGTACATGAACAACCCCGACATTCCCGGTACCCAGAAAAACCGCATCCATTCCAACTGGGACATCCACGCGATTAACGGTGACCTGTATTACGACCTGAGTGTGCGGATGCCGCCGTTTGACCGGGCCGTTTCGGCACTGATTGAAGACATTTATGCACGCGGTCTGGATAAGAGAGTCCTGCTGGTCGTCTCAGGAGAATTCGGCCGCACACCCCGGATTGATGTGAAACCCGGCACCAAAAGCAAGGTCATGCAACCGGGCCGCGATCACTGGCCGGGGGCGATGTCGGTGCTGGTCTCCGGGGGTGGTGCTCCCATGGGACAGGTCATCGGCTCAACAACCGCCAAGGGAGAATACGCCAAGGACAACAAGCTGGATCCTAACGATCTGCTGGCCACTGTCTACCACTTCATGGGCATTGACCAGAATCACGAATTCCTGGACCGCAGCGGCCGCCCCATGCCCATTCTGCCTCATGGTTCGCCGATCAAAGAACTGATCTAA
- the csrA gene encoding carbon storage regulator CsrA, giving the protein MLVLSRKINESIQIGDNIQITIIETRKGTVRLGINAPREIQISRPEQVKQTVTQETTTQEGNRENSQFSLSFCGTIS; this is encoded by the coding sequence ATGTTGGTCTTATCCCGCAAAATCAACGAATCCATTCAGATTGGCGACAACATCCAGATTACGATTATCGAAACCCGCAAGGGGACCGTGCGTCTGGGAATTAACGCCCCCCGGGAAATTCAGATTTCCCGTCCTGAGCAGGTCAAACAGACTGTGACTCAGGAAACCACCACACAGGAAGGAAACCGTGAGAATTCTCAGTTTTCCCTCTCCTTTTGTGGCACGATTTCCTGA
- a CDS encoding transglutaminase family protein produces MFRRVCRAERVSFPALSVFSLTCLLLMPLALRAAEEQPLVAPRPEAQASASDAGVSAEDLAVRAKESVVSVSFAGRDGQEAGMGTGFVIDANGLIATNLHVIGEARPITVQLLDGTSYEVQEVYATDRQMDLAVLKIAVDNLKPLKLAEPDTLKQGAEVVVLGNPQGLRYSVVKGVNSGTREVDGKPMLQLAIPIEPGNSGGPVLDSQGRVQGIVTLKSAVTRNLGYAVNVSALKGLLEKPNPVPIDRWLTIGTLDEHLWKPLFGSRWRQRAGRIQVDGFGSGLGSRSLCVSQEALPELPYEVAVEVKLDDESGAAGLIFYSDENTKHYGFYPSNKSLRISRFDGPDVFLWRVLDEKKSNAYREEEWNHLKVRLEKDRILCFVNDEKVFEVKDQRYTEGKVGLAKFRNTVASFRGFQIASEIPPYRPSKETAQKILDLTEDLRVDRPPQADLIEAVVKETDERRAQQALQERARLLQKQAERLKQLAQSIHERAVRDELKAIFASDKKEADIDLMEAALLIARLDNNEVDPKVYLGQMKSMANEINKTLPEDASAKAKLKALNQYLFHETGFHGSRTNYYSRSNSYINETIEDREGLPITLSVLYMELGRRLGLDIDGVGLPGHFVVRVNSISEKGELVDVFEGGEPLSDEAAKVMILTANGGRFDAEFLKAQPKREIIQRMLRNLLNLARDDEDVQAMLRYVETMIAIDEELLQERWLRAVLRYQTGRIAEAIADTDYLLEKSPEGFDLRRIHEFRNYLDTMQQD; encoded by the coding sequence ATGTTCAGACGAGTTTGCCGGGCTGAACGCGTTTCATTCCCAGCCCTGTCCGTTTTCAGTTTGACCTGTCTGCTGCTCATGCCCCTGGCGTTACGAGCGGCCGAGGAACAACCCCTGGTGGCCCCACGTCCAGAAGCGCAGGCATCAGCGTCAGATGCGGGGGTATCAGCAGAGGATCTGGCGGTAAGGGCCAAAGAATCGGTGGTGTCTGTTTCCTTCGCGGGGCGTGACGGACAAGAAGCCGGCATGGGAACCGGATTCGTGATTGACGCCAATGGCTTGATCGCGACCAACCTGCATGTGATCGGAGAGGCACGGCCGATTACCGTGCAACTCTTAGATGGGACCAGTTATGAAGTTCAGGAAGTCTACGCCACCGATCGGCAGATGGATCTGGCGGTCTTAAAAATCGCCGTCGATAATCTCAAACCACTCAAGCTGGCTGAACCTGATACGCTCAAGCAGGGAGCGGAAGTGGTTGTGCTGGGGAATCCCCAGGGACTGCGTTACAGCGTGGTTAAGGGAGTCAACTCGGGTACCCGCGAAGTTGATGGTAAGCCGATGCTCCAACTGGCGATTCCCATCGAACCCGGTAACAGTGGCGGTCCGGTCCTGGATTCTCAGGGACGCGTGCAGGGAATTGTGACACTCAAGTCAGCGGTCACCCGCAACCTGGGATATGCTGTGAATGTCAGTGCTTTAAAAGGACTGCTGGAAAAGCCGAACCCGGTGCCCATCGATCGCTGGCTGACTATCGGCACTCTGGATGAGCATCTGTGGAAGCCCCTGTTCGGTTCCCGCTGGCGACAGCGTGCCGGCCGGATCCAGGTGGATGGCTTCGGCTCCGGTCTGGGCAGCCGTTCGTTGTGTGTCTCCCAGGAAGCATTGCCCGAACTCCCTTACGAAGTGGCTGTGGAGGTCAAACTTGATGATGAGTCGGGAGCCGCGGGGCTGATTTTCTATTCTGATGAAAATACAAAACACTACGGGTTCTATCCCAGCAACAAGAGTCTGCGGATCAGCCGTTTTGACGGGCCGGATGTCTTTTTGTGGCGGGTGCTGGATGAGAAAAAGAGCAACGCTTATCGCGAAGAGGAGTGGAATCATCTGAAAGTGCGCCTGGAGAAGGATCGCATCCTCTGCTTTGTAAACGATGAAAAGGTTTTCGAGGTCAAAGACCAGCGCTATACCGAGGGGAAAGTTGGACTGGCTAAGTTTCGCAATACGGTGGCTTCGTTCCGTGGATTCCAGATTGCTTCCGAGATCCCCCCCTACCGCCCTTCCAAAGAGACCGCACAAAAGATTCTGGATCTGACGGAAGACCTGCGCGTGGATCGTCCACCCCAGGCAGATCTGATCGAGGCGGTAGTGAAGGAAACTGACGAGCGACGGGCGCAGCAGGCTCTGCAGGAACGGGCACGACTGCTGCAGAAACAAGCCGAGCGTCTGAAGCAGTTGGCGCAGTCAATCCACGAACGTGCCGTACGCGATGAGCTCAAGGCAATTTTCGCCAGCGATAAAAAAGAAGCGGATATCGACCTCATGGAAGCCGCTTTATTGATCGCGCGTCTGGACAATAATGAAGTGGACCCCAAGGTCTATCTGGGCCAGATGAAGAGCATGGCCAATGAGATCAATAAGACGTTGCCCGAAGATGCCAGTGCGAAAGCGAAGCTCAAAGCATTAAATCAGTATCTGTTTCATGAAACGGGCTTCCATGGCAGCCGTACGAACTATTACAGCCGATCCAACAGCTATATTAACGAAACGATTGAGGATCGTGAGGGGCTGCCGATCACACTTTCCGTATTGTATATGGAACTGGGACGACGCCTGGGCCTCGACATTGATGGCGTGGGGCTGCCAGGACATTTTGTGGTCCGCGTGAATTCCATTTCGGAAAAGGGAGAACTGGTGGACGTCTTCGAGGGGGGCGAACCCCTGAGTGATGAAGCCGCGAAGGTGATGATTCTCACAGCGAATGGAGGCCGCTTCGATGCCGAGTTTCTCAAAGCGCAACCCAAACGAGAAATCATCCAGCGGATGTTGCGCAACCTGTTGAATCTCGCCCGGGACGACGAGGATGTGCAGGCCATGCTCCGTTACGTAGAGACGATGATTGCCATCGATGAGGAACTCTTGCAGGAACGCTGGCTGCGGGCCGTTTTGCGTTATCAGACGGGACGAATCGCCGAGGCGATCGCCGATACCGATTATCTGCTGGAGAAATCACCGGAAGGCTTTGATCTCCGACGGATTCACGAATTTCGTAACTACCTGGACACAATGCAGCAGGACTGA
- a CDS encoding tetratricopeptide repeat protein gives MSTSLKFSPRPGLLLGYLLLCCLPAASAENQKLAPHTRIVTSREADLKTAEGIKQKLNPGEVVLITEKNQEWLWVPLLGGWVRESDVRIPGDLISYLDKAIQEKPTVERYQLRAIARQELKQYESAIADIEAAIKLKPDNAHLYINRAGIRRLQQQSRAALDDLNHAIKLAPHSAHAYQLRGMLYLEDHQPKFAIDDFNRALKRNPKTVDSLNARGIAYLEQGKPDLALKDFDEAIKLNNFVSQVFGNRAGVWEEKQQYAAAIKDYQRAIELNPLSPIIHNDLAWLYATCQAPEFRNPKAAVLHAKQACELTESEDANLLDTLATAYQANDQLDLAINTLESAIQKAAPEGKSEMQEKLSNYRKMQDLAQDQQD, from the coding sequence ATGTCCACCTCTTTAAAGTTTAGCCCCCGACCAGGCCTCCTGCTGGGATACCTGCTTTTATGCTGCCTGCCTGCTGCCAGTGCGGAAAATCAGAAACTCGCTCCGCACACTCGGATTGTGACATCCCGGGAAGCCGATCTGAAAACCGCTGAAGGCATCAAACAGAAACTCAACCCCGGAGAAGTGGTTCTCATCACGGAAAAGAACCAGGAGTGGCTCTGGGTGCCTCTGTTGGGAGGCTGGGTGCGGGAGAGTGATGTCAGAATCCCGGGCGATCTTATTTCATATCTGGACAAGGCAATTCAAGAGAAGCCAACCGTGGAGCGATACCAGCTCCGAGCTATTGCCCGCCAGGAGCTGAAACAATACGAGTCGGCAATAGCTGACATTGAAGCAGCAATCAAACTTAAACCAGACAACGCTCATCTGTATATTAACCGGGCCGGTATTCGACGTTTACAACAGCAGAGTCGGGCGGCCCTGGACGATCTGAATCACGCGATCAAACTGGCCCCGCACAGCGCACACGCCTATCAGCTGCGGGGCATGCTTTACCTGGAAGACCATCAGCCAAAATTCGCGATCGATGATTTCAATCGGGCTTTAAAACGGAATCCCAAAACAGTGGACTCACTCAATGCCCGCGGCATCGCCTATCTGGAACAGGGGAAACCCGATCTGGCACTGAAAGACTTCGACGAAGCAATCAAGCTCAACAACTTCGTATCGCAAGTATTTGGAAATCGAGCCGGCGTCTGGGAAGAGAAACAACAATATGCAGCGGCGATAAAAGATTATCAGCGGGCGATTGAACTCAATCCACTCTCACCGATCATACACAATGATCTGGCCTGGCTTTACGCAACCTGCCAGGCCCCGGAATTCCGAAACCCCAAAGCAGCGGTGCTGCATGCGAAACAGGCCTGTGAACTGACAGAGTCAGAGGATGCCAATCTGCTTGACACATTAGCGACTGCCTATCAGGCCAATGACCAGCTCGATCTGGCCATAAACACACTGGAATCCGCCATCCAGAAAGCTGCTCCCGAAGGTAAATCTGAAATGCAGGAGAAGCTGTCAAATTACAGAAAAATGCAGGATCTCGCTCAAGATCAACAGGATTAA
- a CDS encoding Na/Pi cotransporter family protein, which translates to MTTTLIGGLGIFLLGMKYMSQGLQSIAGASLRRLIGAVTNNRLLATVVGFLVTVLVQSSSVTTVMTVGFVNGGLMSLTQAIGVIMGANVGTTVTGWILVLKIGKYGLPMLGIAAFVYLFSKNERLRYVALAIMGVGMVFFGLQLMKESCKFIHEMPEFRQWFLHFQANTFLGVFQCMLVGCILTVLVQSSSATLGITISLASSGLIPFETAAALVLGENIGTTVTALLASIGTTTNARRAAYFHFLFNIGGVLWISAIFFWYVKFIPWLIDVDVTKEVVVNGEVTFPETVKAIAATHSVFNILNTLVFLPFAGNIATLLTKIVRDKPQEISHLTSLDIRILETPVLAIEQSRGEVLKMGRLCDEMVQMLKRILSQDTPDPLEVEVLFQHEEELDRMQDEITSYITHLLAMDLSQEVIAQGRCQLRMADEYESISDYLQRIAKFRLKLKKQGRSFDESHNDSLLEVLTMVEHQLHQVTEAYQHENRDIVDSTVHSGNEIKNKVKSLSREHLDYLSEEKVDPYINVSYTSTLNAMRRVRDHIINLAEAMAGEK; encoded by the coding sequence ATGACGACCACCCTCATTGGCGGTCTGGGAATTTTCCTCCTGGGAATGAAGTACATGTCCCAGGGTCTTCAATCTATTGCAGGAGCCAGTTTGAGACGGCTGATTGGTGCCGTCACTAACAACCGGCTGCTGGCAACAGTTGTGGGCTTCCTGGTCACGGTTCTCGTTCAGTCCAGTTCTGTGACAACCGTGATGACTGTCGGGTTCGTCAATGGCGGCCTGATGTCACTGACACAGGCAATTGGCGTGATCATGGGCGCCAACGTCGGCACGACCGTTACCGGCTGGATTCTGGTGCTGAAGATCGGTAAGTACGGTCTCCCCATGCTGGGAATCGCGGCGTTTGTCTATCTGTTTTCCAAGAATGAACGACTGCGATACGTGGCCCTGGCGATCATGGGGGTCGGTATGGTCTTCTTTGGCTTACAGCTCATGAAAGAGTCTTGTAAGTTCATTCATGAGATGCCGGAGTTCCGCCAGTGGTTTCTGCATTTCCAGGCCAATACGTTTCTGGGAGTCTTCCAGTGTATGCTGGTGGGCTGCATTCTGACTGTGCTTGTGCAGTCCTCTTCTGCAACCCTGGGAATTACCATCTCCCTGGCATCCAGTGGTCTGATTCCCTTCGAAACGGCAGCAGCGCTCGTTCTGGGAGAAAACATTGGGACTACGGTTACTGCTTTGCTGGCTTCAATCGGTACCACAACGAATGCCCGTCGTGCCGCTTACTTCCATTTCCTGTTCAATATCGGCGGTGTGCTCTGGATTTCCGCAATCTTCTTCTGGTATGTCAAATTCATTCCCTGGTTGATTGACGTCGATGTGACTAAAGAGGTCGTGGTTAACGGCGAAGTGACCTTTCCGGAAACCGTCAAAGCTATCGCGGCCACCCATTCGGTGTTCAACATTCTGAATACACTTGTATTCCTGCCATTTGCCGGCAATATTGCCACGCTGCTCACCAAGATCGTCAGGGACAAACCTCAGGAAATTTCCCATCTGACCAGCCTGGATATCCGCATTCTGGAAACTCCGGTGCTGGCAATCGAACAGTCACGGGGCGAAGTACTCAAAATGGGCCGGCTCTGTGATGAAATGGTACAGATGCTGAAACGGATCCTTTCCCAGGACACGCCTGACCCACTGGAAGTAGAAGTCCTCTTTCAGCACGAGGAAGAGCTGGACCGGATGCAGGATGAAATCACCAGTTACATCACGCATCTGCTGGCGATGGATCTCTCTCAGGAAGTCATTGCCCAGGGTCGTTGCCAGTTGAGAATGGCGGATGAATACGAATCGATCAGCGACTATCTGCAGCGGATTGCCAAATTCCGGCTTAAATTGAAAAAGCAGGGCCGAAGCTTCGACGAATCGCATAACGATTCCCTGCTTGAAGTGCTGACGATGGTCGAACACCAGTTGCATCAGGTGACTGAGGCTTATCAGCACGAAAACCGGGACATTGTGGATTCGACCGTGCACTCCGGCAATGAGATCAAAAACAAGGTCAAGTCGCTCTCCAGGGAGCACCTGGACTACCTTTCCGAAGAGAAGGTCGATCCCTATATCAACGTCTCTTACACATCCACACTGAATGCCATGCGGCGTGTGCGGGATCACATCATCAACCTGGCCGAAGCCATGGCCGGAGAAAAGTAA